In Populus nigra chromosome 10, ddPopNigr1.1, whole genome shotgun sequence, the following proteins share a genomic window:
- the LOC133706078 gene encoding uncharacterized protein LOC133706078: protein MEIHFLAEVTKNFLVSCETGCQHFICPCFYKQTPLNLHHFSPAMEVTLSSAASASTLKNANVFATSITQKLNTSILTWPSSTNPKVLHLYVPKNPVQRINTLLSLTRCSTKPDTNTNNETDQTSTPESNSNPEPQYPSTPISSNDSLPSNSLPSQSLSRGLVFDLGPSNSWDGKEIGSPVVKRFLSDEEERWYMWYHGNSSQNSGSADSIGLAVSSNGIHWERGAGPVSSSGDVGSVMKCGQDWWAFDTMSIRPGEVVVMSSSKVRASSAVYWLYYSGFSSEKVDYTDDDSLVFSLENPERFCLDNVNNGNFDKGKIFKSLPGLAMSQDGRHWARIEGEHHSGALFDVGSEREWDSLFIAGPRVVFHGNSDLRMYYHSFDVESGQFGIGIARSRDGINWMKLGKIIGGGKISSFDEFGAINACVVRNKQDGRYLMAYEGVAAGGKRSIGLAVSPDGLRDWRRFQDDAVLESSVKDGWDNKGVGSPCLVQMDGEVDEWRLYYRGVGSEGRTGIGMAISQGNDVSSFRRWTGFHL from the coding sequence ATGGAAATTCACTTCTTGGCCGAAGTGACTAAAAACTTCCTCGTCTCTTGCGAAACAGGCTGTCAACATTTTATTTGTCCTTGCTTCTACAAACAGACACCACTCAATCTCCACCACTTCTCTCCTGCCATGGAAGTCACTCTATCATCAGCAGCTTCAGCTTCAACACTGAAAAACGCTAACGTCTTTGCAACTTCCATCACTCAAAAACTAAACACCTCGATCCTAACATGGCCTTCTTCTACAAATCCCAAAGTGCTACATCTTTATGTCCCAAAGAATCCTGTCCAAAGAATCAACACCCTTCTGTCTCTCACTCGTTGCTCCACAAAACCAGACACCAACACAAACAACGAAACTGACCAAACTTCTACCCCTGAATCCAATTCAAATCCAGAGCCCCAATACCCATCAACACCCATTTCTTCAAATGATTCGCTGCCCTCCAATTCTTTGCCATCACAGTCATTATCTAGGGGATTGGTGTTTGATTTGGGTCCCTCAAATTCATGGGACGGCAAAGAAATTGGGTCACCGGTGGTGAAAAGATTCTTGAGTGACGAGGAAGAGAGATGGTACATGTGGTACCATGGGAATTCTAGTCAAAACTCAGGCTCAGCAGATTCAATAGGACTAGCAGTTTCAAGCAATGGAATTCACTGGGAAAGAGGGGCAGGGCCCGTTAGCTCCAGCGGTGATGTGGGTTCGGTTATGAAGTGTGGTCAAGATTGGTGGGCATTTGATACAATGAGCATTAGGCCTGGTGAAGTGGTTGTAATGTCAAGTTCAAAAGTCAGAGCTTCAAGTGCTGTTTACTGGCTTTACTACTCTGGTTTTAGTTCTGAGAAGGTGGATTATACGGATGATGATTCCTTGGTGTTCAGTTTAGAAAACCCAGAAAGGTTTTGCCTTGATAATGTGAATAATGGGAATTTTGATAAGGGAAAGATCTTTAAGTCTCTGCCTGGTTTGGCAATGAGTCAGGATGGGAGGCATTGGGCTAGAATTGAAGGGGAACATCACAGTGGAGCTCTGTTTGATGTGGGGTCTGAGAGAGAGTGGGATTCTTTGTTTATTGCTGGTCCACGGGTTGTTTTTCATGGTAATAGTGATCTTAGGATGTATTATCACTCGTTTGATGTGGAAAGTGGGCAATTTGGTATTGGGATTGCAAGGTCAAGAGATGGGATTAATTGGATGAAGTTGGGGAAGATAATTGGAGGAGGAAAAATTAGTTCTTTTGATGAGTTTGGTGCAATAAATGCATGTGTTGTGAGGAACAAGCAAGATGGGAGGTATTTGATGGCTTATGAGGGTGTCGCTGCTGGTGGAAAGAGGAGTATTGGATTGGCAGTGTCTCCTGATGGATTAAGAGATTGGAGGAGATTTCAAGACGACGCAGTGCTGGAGTCATCGGTGAAAGATGGATGGGATAACAAGGGAGTTGGATCTCCCTGTTTGGTTCAAATGGACGGGGAAGTTGATGAATGGAGGTTGTATTACAGAGGAGTTGGCAGTGAGGGAAGGACTGGAATTGGAATGGCAATTTCTCAAGGAAATGATGTTAGTAGTTTTAGACGATGGACAGGATTCCATTTATAA